The following are from one region of the Aspergillus chevalieri M1 DNA, chromosome 1, nearly complete sequence genome:
- a CDS encoding putative C2H2 finger domain protein (COG:K;~EggNog:ENOG410Q2F0;~InterPro:IPR036236,IPR013087;~PFAM:PF00096), which translates to MAPGTGRDFNCSWEHCGKSFNRKSDLCRHYRIHTNERPYHCTVKDCNKSFIQRSALTVHSRTHTGEKPHVCDHEGCHKAFSDSSSLARHRRIHTGKRPYICQEPTCERSFCRKTTLTKHQHRSHPSGAMTRPPSEDTSSEHSYQAPVSMSIPNEQYILPQQQYYPQSVTPSHDFYPPPQQQNLPMTQMVPEPQPAPPPLVTQNVAVSPPLEIQQMQQQVEQQYLQLMQQRYEANRVVNYVPPAQTYHQPASYAGQQPMTETHPLLMSTYLPSNYEYKPPMRMLDQPEGTDWRFLGVG; encoded by the exons ATGGCTCCAGGTACGGGTCGCGATTTTAACTGTTCCTGGGAGCACTGTGGAAAG TCGTTCAATCGCAAATCGGATCTCTGTAGACATTATCGAATACATACCAATGAACGACCTTATCATTGCACCGTCAAGGACTGCAATAAGAGCTTCATCCAACGCAGTGCGTTGACTGTTCATTCCCGGACACATACCGGTGAAAAGCCTCATGTCTGTGATCATGAGGGCTGCCACAAAGCATTTTCCGAT TCATCAAGTTTGGCCCGTCATAGAAGGATCCATACAGGGAAAAGACCCTATATCTGCCAGGAGCCCACATGCGAACGAAG CTTCTGTCGAAAAACCACATTGACCAAGCATCAACATCGTTCTCATCCGTCAGGGGCTATGACTCGACCGCCGTCGGAAGACACATCCTCAGAGCATTCCTACCAAGCGCCCGTCAGCATGTCTATACCGAACGAGCAGTACATACTACCACAGCAGCAATATTATCCCCAGTCCGTGACCCCCAGCCACGACTTCTACCCACCACCGCAGCAACAGAATCTACCGATGACCCAGATGGTCCCCGAACCGCAGCCAGCACCGCCACCCCTTGTGACTCAGAACGTTGCCGTTTCGCCGCCTTTGGAGATACAGCAGATGCAACAACAGGTCGAGCAACAGTATCTACAGTTGATGCAACAGCGGTACGAAGCAAATCGCGTCGTGAACTATGTACCGCCAGCGCAAACATATCACCAGCCCGCGTCCTATGCGGGACAGCAGCCGATGACGGAGACGCATCCACTCTTGATGTCGACGTATCTTCCCAGCAACTACGAGTACAAGCCACCGATGCGGATGCTAGACCAACCAGAGGGGACGGACTGGAGGTTTTTGGGAGTTGGCTGA